One Perca flavescens isolate YP-PL-M2 chromosome 14, PFLA_1.0, whole genome shotgun sequence genomic window carries:
- the ubap2l gene encoding ubiquitin-associated protein 2-like isoform X2 gives MMTSMGGNRARGSWEQTQGQTQSQTQHKQRPQATAEQIRLAQMISDHNDADFEEKVKQLIDITGKDQDESMIALHDCNGDVNRAINVLLEGNPDTDSWEMVGKKKGVSGQKETSQAETGEEGKENREKGERDVARRRGGAPRKGRGASRGREFRSQENGLDGAKAGIAGRGAERGRRGRGRGRGTVGVSGRRGGRFSAQGMGQIDKGPRYDIAGGERTFNPADYAEPAQAEENYGGCSTWNNTGNSDLEEGARLEYAAGEGTNYPPKFDSAPGAWRTATEEWGTEDWNEDLSETKIFTASSVASVPLPQENVTITKGQRIDLAVLLGKTPPSSSSETETPPMEATQPPSLPQSLVFSNSKQGVPLSQTSTSTPYTQHSMVSMLSKGFGDVGDPKGASTGTTGSQFLEQYKTAQALAQLAAQHSQTGPPNTTPSSWDTSATSLGQYDMKTQPESAVHTPFTKRQPYQAATSTSSMLDVFLQDKGLPSSSSSSSLPQQTSSPHVGPPPASSLPKMAAVPSLGQQVSPSSSDAQGSSPLPLQQHKLKQQKKRTSITTKIPAMAVEMPGSTDISGLNLQFGALQFGSEPVIPEYESNPATTTPANQVQKSLYTSPSSQMDLYDQRASQTRRYPHSVSSSPHKDMQPKNGFSSIQATQSVEAAAGSAVSVKPVSDSVTPVSSMGTLTDSGSASLMSTSNQTSLSGLGHSEDLPPSTIPPPQHNNSHPSQQNSLAPSAVRTSNSGLLHPSVDGESSLHSSSFPSSVSAVPSSSVPSSSSMAASQVSLGAPQVSSGGSATVSAPSGLGPASSLAMGVNTASMGVPAAVVASVSSAALAIPSSSSRSSATSSGKAPPNLPPGVPPLLPNPYIMAPGLLHAYPPQVYGYDDLQMLQTRIPLDYYSIPFATPTTALTGREGSLTSNPYSGDLSKFGRGDASSPSPATTLAQTQQNQTQTHHTTQQPFLNPALPPGYSYTSLPYYTGMPGLPNTFQYGPAVFPVAPTSSKQHGVNVGVNASATPFQQASGYGSHGYSTGYEDVGQASGSGDFCKGGYGTAVAAAASAQNKPASSVTGPGVGVSVTSSNTGVPDISGSVYTKTQSFEKQGFHAGTPTASFSLPSALGSGGPINPPAAAGYAPAPFMHILAPHQQPHSQILHHHLQQDGQSGTGQRSQNASIQQKSQINKSAYNSYNWGAN, from the exons atgatgACGTCCATGGGCGGGAACCGAGCCCGTGGCAGCTGGGAGCAGACACAGGGCCAGACACAGAGTCAGACACAGCACAAGCAGAGGCCTCAG GCTACCGCAGAGCAGATCCGACTTGCGCAGATGATTTCCGACCACAATGATGCAGACTTTGAAGAGAAGGTCAAACAG CTGATTGACATCACAGGCAAGGACCAGGATGAGTCTATGATCGCACTGCACGATTGCAACGGGGATGTCAACAGAGCCATTAATGTGTTGCTGGAGGGTAACCCAGATACT GACTCTTGGGAAATGGTGGGGAAGAAGAAAGGGGTGTCAGGCCAGAAGGAGACTAGCCAGGCAGAAACTGGAGAGGAAGGAAAAGAGAACcgggagaaaggagagagagatgtagCACGTCGTCGAGGTGGAGCTCCACGTAAGGGCCGTGGAGCCAGCAGGGGACGAGAGT TTCGTAGTCAGGAGAATGGCTTGGATGGAGCCAAGGCTGGAATAGCTGGAAGAGGTGCAGAGCGAGGCCGaaggggaagaggaagaggaagagggactGTCG GAGTGTCTGGACGGCGAGGAGGCAGATTTTCGGCACAAGGCATGGG CCAGATTGATAAGGGGCCCAGATATGATATTGCAGGAGGTGAGAG AACATTCAACCCTGCTGACTATGCGGAGCCAGCCCAGGCAGAAGAAAACTATGGAGGGTGCAGCACCTGGAACAACACAGGAAACTCAGACCTTGAGGAGGGAGCTA GGTTGGAATACGCTGCAGGAGAGGGAACAAATTACCCACCCAAGTTTGACTCTGCTCCTG GTGCCTGGAGGACTGCCACAGAGGAGTGGGGCACTGAGGACTGGAATgaggat CTTTCAGAGACCAAGATATTCACAGCTTCCAGTGTAGCTTCGGTGCCTCTGCCTCAAGAGAATGTTACCATCACCAAAGGCCAGAG GATTGACCTTGCGGTGCTTCTAGGGAAGACTCCCCCATCCTCCTCTTCAGAGACAGAAACCCCCCCCATGGAGGCCACTCAGCCCCCCTCCTTACCCCAGTCACTGGTTTTCAGCAACTCTAAGCAAGGGGTGCCACTCTCCCAAACATCCACCAGCACCCCTTACACCCAGCACAGCATG GTCAGCATGCTGAGCAAGGGTTTCGGGGATGTGGGGGACCCTAAAGGTGCGAGCACAGGGACCACTGGCTCTCAATTCCTGGAGCAGTATAAAACAGCCCAGGCACTGGCCCAGCTGGCAGCCCAGCACTCCCAAACTGGACCTCCCAATACAACCCCTTCATCCTGGGACACCAGTGCCACCTCACTGGGACAATACG ATATGAAGACTCAGCCAGAGTCTGCGGTCCATACGCCCTTTACGAAGCGGCAGCCCTACCAGGCGGCCACCTCAACCTCGTCCATGTTGGATGTTTTCCTGCAGGACAAAGGCCTGCCTTCCTCATCCTCGTCTTCTTCCTTACCCCAACAAACATCTTCACCCCATGTGGGGCCCCCGCCTGCTTCCTCCCTTCCCAAGATGGCAGCAGTCCCTTCTCTAGGTCAGCAAGTCTCCCCAAGTTCCTCAGATGCCCAGGGTTCTAGTCCACTGCCTTTGCAGCAACACAAACTCAAACAGCAGAAGAAGAGGACCTCTATCACAACAAAG ATTCCTGCAATGGCGGTAGAGATGCCTGGCTCAACAGACATCTCAGGCCTTAATCTTCAGTTTGGAGCACTGCAGTTTGGGTCAGAGCCAGTTATACCAGAGTATGAGTCCAACCCTGCTACCACAACACCAGCCAACCAGGTCCAGAAAAGTCTCTACACTAGCCCCAGCAG CCAGATGGACCTGTACGATCAGAGAGCATCTCAGACTCGGCGCTACCCTCACTCAGTCTCCTCCTCCCCTCACAAGGATATGCAGCCCAAG AATGGCTTCAGTTCAATACAAGCAACACAATCTGTGGAag CTGCAGCAGGCTCTGCAGTATCTGTCAAGCCGGTCTCTGATTCGGTCACGCCTGTCTCCAGCATGGGCACTTTGACTGACAGCGGCTCTGCCTCCTTGATGTCTACATCCAATCAAACATCCCTCAGCGGTCTGGGCCACAGCGAAGACTTGCCTCCAAGCACCATCCCCCCTCCTCAGCACAACAA CTCTCACCCATCACAACAGAACAGCCTTGCTCCATCTGCAGTCCGGACATCCAACTCAGGCTTACTG CACCCCAGCGTAGACGGTGAGTCAAGCCTGcactcctcctccttcccttcctctgtctcagCCGTGCCGTCTTCGTCagtcccctcctcttcctcaatgGCTGCTTCCCAAGTGTCCCTAGGGGCCCCTCAGGTCTCCTCTGGGGGCTCTGCCACAGTTTCAGCTCCCTCCGGCCTCGGCCCCGCTAGCAGTCTGGCCATGGGTGTCAACACTGCCTCCATGGGTGTCCCAGCTGCAGTTGTCGCTTCAGTGTCCTCGGCAGCCTTGGCCATACCTTCCTCATCCTCACGCAGCTCTGCAACATCCTCAG GGAAAGCACCTCCAAACCTGCCACCTGGAGTGCCCCCTCTACTGCCCAACCCATACATCATGGCCCCTGGACTACTGCATGCCTACCCT CCTCAGGTGTACGGCTATGATGACCTACAGATGTTGCAGACAAGAATACCGCTG gaTTATTACAGCATCCCCTTTGCAACTCCCACAACGGCACTGACTGGCAGAGAGGGCAGCCTGACTAGCAACCCTTATTCTG GTGACTTATCAAAGTTTGGTCGAGGTGATGCTTCATCCCCGTCTCCAGCCACCACATTAGCTCAGACACAACAGAACCAGACCCAGACACATCACACCACACAGCAGCCCTTCCTCAACCCTGCGCTGCCACCTGGCTACAGCTACACAAGCCTCCCATACTACACTGGCATGCCAGGCCTACCCAATACCTTCCAGTACGGACCTGCTGTGTTTCCG GTGGCTCCTACCTCGTCAAAGCAGCACGGTGTGAATGTTGGCGTCAATGCATCAGCCACACCCTTCCAGCAGGCTAGTGGCTATGGTTCCCATGGATACAGCACTG GCTATGAGGATGTGGGCCAGGCTTCAGGGAGTGGGGATTTCTGTAAGGGCGGATACGGCACTGCCGTGGCCGCTGCCGCTTCTGCACAAAACAAGCCAGCCAGCTCTGTCACCGGGCCTGGAGTCG GAGTCTCTGTGACATCAAGCAACACGGGGGTACCAGATATTTCGGGGTCTGTTTACACAAAAACGCAG TCATTTGAGAAGCAGGGTTTCCATGCTGGTACGCCAACAGCTTCGTTCAGCCTGCCCTCGGCTCTGGGGAGCGGGGGACCCATCAACCCCCCGGCTGCCGCTGGCTACGCACCGGCCCCCTTCATGCACATCCTGGCACCACACCAACAACCCCACTCTCAGATTCTGCACCACCACCTGCAGCAGGACGGACAG AGCGGCACTGGACAGCGCAGCCAGAATGCCTCCATTCAGCAGAAGTCTCAGATCAACAAGTCGGCATACAACAGCTACAACTGGGGGGCAAACTAA
- the ubap2l gene encoding ubiquitin-associated protein 2-like isoform X3, with amino-acid sequence MMTSMGGNRARGSWEQTQGQTQSQTQHKQRPQATAEQIRLAQMISDHNDADFEEKVKQLIDITGKDQDESMIALHDCNGDVNRAINVLLEGNPDTDSWEMVGKKKGVSGQKETSQAETGEEGKENREKGERDVARRRGGAPRKGRGASRGREFRSQENGLDGAKAGIAGRGAERGRRGRGRGRGTVGVSGRRGGRFSAQGMGTFNPADYAEPAQAEENYGGCSTWNNTGNSDLEEGARLEYAAGEGTNYPPKFDSAPGAWRTATEEWGTEDWNEDLSETKIFTASSVASVPLPQENVTITKGQRIDLAVLLGKTPPSSSSETETPPMEATQPPSLPQSLVFSNSKQGVPLSQTSTSTPYTQHSMVSMLSKGFGDVGDPKGASTGTTGSQFLEQYKTAQALAQLAAQHSQTGPPNTTPSSWDTSATSLGQYDMKTQPESAVHTPFTKRQPYQAATSTSSMLDVFLQDKGLPSSSSSSSLPQQTSSPHVGPPPASSLPKMAAVPSLGQQVSPSSSDAQGSSPLPLQQHKLKQQKKRTSITTKIPAMAVEMPGSTDISGLNLQFGALQFGSEPVIPEYESNPATTTPANQVQKSLYTSPSSESTPALSNSSQMDLYDQRASQTRRYPHSVSSSPHKDMQPKNGFSSIQATQSVEAAAGSAVSVKPVSDSVTPVSSMGTLTDSGSASLMSTSNQTSLSGLGHSEDLPPSTIPPPQHNNSHPSQQNSLAPSAVRTSNSGLLHPSVDGESSLHSSSFPSSVSAVPSSSVPSSSSMAASQVSLGAPQVSSGGSATVSAPSGLGPASSLAMGVNTASMGVPAAVVASVSSAALAIPSSSSRSSATSSGKAPPNLPPGVPPLLPNPYIMAPGLLHAYPPQVYGYDDLQMLQTRIPLDYYSIPFATPTTALTGREGSLTSNPYSGDLSKFGRGDASSPSPATTLAQTQQNQTQTHHTTQQPFLNPALPPGYSYTSLPYYTGMPGLPNTFQYGPAVFPVAPTSSKQHGVNVGVNASATPFQQASGYGSHGYSTGYEDVGQASGSGDFCKGGYGTAVAAAASAQNKPASSVTGPGVGVSVTSSNTGVPDISGSVYTKTQSFEKQGFHAGTPTASFSLPSALGSGGPINPPAAAGYAPAPFMHILAPHQQPHSQILHHHLQQDGQSGTGQRSQNASIQQKSQINKSAYNSYNWGAN; translated from the exons atgatgACGTCCATGGGCGGGAACCGAGCCCGTGGCAGCTGGGAGCAGACACAGGGCCAGACACAGAGTCAGACACAGCACAAGCAGAGGCCTCAG GCTACCGCAGAGCAGATCCGACTTGCGCAGATGATTTCCGACCACAATGATGCAGACTTTGAAGAGAAGGTCAAACAG CTGATTGACATCACAGGCAAGGACCAGGATGAGTCTATGATCGCACTGCACGATTGCAACGGGGATGTCAACAGAGCCATTAATGTGTTGCTGGAGGGTAACCCAGATACT GACTCTTGGGAAATGGTGGGGAAGAAGAAAGGGGTGTCAGGCCAGAAGGAGACTAGCCAGGCAGAAACTGGAGAGGAAGGAAAAGAGAACcgggagaaaggagagagagatgtagCACGTCGTCGAGGTGGAGCTCCACGTAAGGGCCGTGGAGCCAGCAGGGGACGAGAGT TTCGTAGTCAGGAGAATGGCTTGGATGGAGCCAAGGCTGGAATAGCTGGAAGAGGTGCAGAGCGAGGCCGaaggggaagaggaagaggaagagggactGTCG GAGTGTCTGGACGGCGAGGAGGCAGATTTTCGGCACAAGGCATGGG AACATTCAACCCTGCTGACTATGCGGAGCCAGCCCAGGCAGAAGAAAACTATGGAGGGTGCAGCACCTGGAACAACACAGGAAACTCAGACCTTGAGGAGGGAGCTA GGTTGGAATACGCTGCAGGAGAGGGAACAAATTACCCACCCAAGTTTGACTCTGCTCCTG GTGCCTGGAGGACTGCCACAGAGGAGTGGGGCACTGAGGACTGGAATgaggat CTTTCAGAGACCAAGATATTCACAGCTTCCAGTGTAGCTTCGGTGCCTCTGCCTCAAGAGAATGTTACCATCACCAAAGGCCAGAG GATTGACCTTGCGGTGCTTCTAGGGAAGACTCCCCCATCCTCCTCTTCAGAGACAGAAACCCCCCCCATGGAGGCCACTCAGCCCCCCTCCTTACCCCAGTCACTGGTTTTCAGCAACTCTAAGCAAGGGGTGCCACTCTCCCAAACATCCACCAGCACCCCTTACACCCAGCACAGCATG GTCAGCATGCTGAGCAAGGGTTTCGGGGATGTGGGGGACCCTAAAGGTGCGAGCACAGGGACCACTGGCTCTCAATTCCTGGAGCAGTATAAAACAGCCCAGGCACTGGCCCAGCTGGCAGCCCAGCACTCCCAAACTGGACCTCCCAATACAACCCCTTCATCCTGGGACACCAGTGCCACCTCACTGGGACAATACG ATATGAAGACTCAGCCAGAGTCTGCGGTCCATACGCCCTTTACGAAGCGGCAGCCCTACCAGGCGGCCACCTCAACCTCGTCCATGTTGGATGTTTTCCTGCAGGACAAAGGCCTGCCTTCCTCATCCTCGTCTTCTTCCTTACCCCAACAAACATCTTCACCCCATGTGGGGCCCCCGCCTGCTTCCTCCCTTCCCAAGATGGCAGCAGTCCCTTCTCTAGGTCAGCAAGTCTCCCCAAGTTCCTCAGATGCCCAGGGTTCTAGTCCACTGCCTTTGCAGCAACACAAACTCAAACAGCAGAAGAAGAGGACCTCTATCACAACAAAG ATTCCTGCAATGGCGGTAGAGATGCCTGGCTCAACAGACATCTCAGGCCTTAATCTTCAGTTTGGAGCACTGCAGTTTGGGTCAGAGCCAGTTATACCAGAGTATGAGTCCAACCCTGCTACCACAACACCAGCCAACCAGGTCCAGAAAAGTCTCTACACTAGCCCCAGCAG TGAGTCAACTCCAGCTCTCTCCAACTCCAGCCAGATGGACCTGTACGATCAGAGAGCATCTCAGACTCGGCGCTACCCTCACTCAGTCTCCTCCTCCCCTCACAAGGATATGCAGCCCAAG AATGGCTTCAGTTCAATACAAGCAACACAATCTGTGGAag CTGCAGCAGGCTCTGCAGTATCTGTCAAGCCGGTCTCTGATTCGGTCACGCCTGTCTCCAGCATGGGCACTTTGACTGACAGCGGCTCTGCCTCCTTGATGTCTACATCCAATCAAACATCCCTCAGCGGTCTGGGCCACAGCGAAGACTTGCCTCCAAGCACCATCCCCCCTCCTCAGCACAACAA CTCTCACCCATCACAACAGAACAGCCTTGCTCCATCTGCAGTCCGGACATCCAACTCAGGCTTACTG CACCCCAGCGTAGACGGTGAGTCAAGCCTGcactcctcctccttcccttcctctgtctcagCCGTGCCGTCTTCGTCagtcccctcctcttcctcaatgGCTGCTTCCCAAGTGTCCCTAGGGGCCCCTCAGGTCTCCTCTGGGGGCTCTGCCACAGTTTCAGCTCCCTCCGGCCTCGGCCCCGCTAGCAGTCTGGCCATGGGTGTCAACACTGCCTCCATGGGTGTCCCAGCTGCAGTTGTCGCTTCAGTGTCCTCGGCAGCCTTGGCCATACCTTCCTCATCCTCACGCAGCTCTGCAACATCCTCAG GGAAAGCACCTCCAAACCTGCCACCTGGAGTGCCCCCTCTACTGCCCAACCCATACATCATGGCCCCTGGACTACTGCATGCCTACCCT CCTCAGGTGTACGGCTATGATGACCTACAGATGTTGCAGACAAGAATACCGCTG gaTTATTACAGCATCCCCTTTGCAACTCCCACAACGGCACTGACTGGCAGAGAGGGCAGCCTGACTAGCAACCCTTATTCTG GTGACTTATCAAAGTTTGGTCGAGGTGATGCTTCATCCCCGTCTCCAGCCACCACATTAGCTCAGACACAACAGAACCAGACCCAGACACATCACACCACACAGCAGCCCTTCCTCAACCCTGCGCTGCCACCTGGCTACAGCTACACAAGCCTCCCATACTACACTGGCATGCCAGGCCTACCCAATACCTTCCAGTACGGACCTGCTGTGTTTCCG GTGGCTCCTACCTCGTCAAAGCAGCACGGTGTGAATGTTGGCGTCAATGCATCAGCCACACCCTTCCAGCAGGCTAGTGGCTATGGTTCCCATGGATACAGCACTG GCTATGAGGATGTGGGCCAGGCTTCAGGGAGTGGGGATTTCTGTAAGGGCGGATACGGCACTGCCGTGGCCGCTGCCGCTTCTGCACAAAACAAGCCAGCCAGCTCTGTCACCGGGCCTGGAGTCG GAGTCTCTGTGACATCAAGCAACACGGGGGTACCAGATATTTCGGGGTCTGTTTACACAAAAACGCAG TCATTTGAGAAGCAGGGTTTCCATGCTGGTACGCCAACAGCTTCGTTCAGCCTGCCCTCGGCTCTGGGGAGCGGGGGACCCATCAACCCCCCGGCTGCCGCTGGCTACGCACCGGCCCCCTTCATGCACATCCTGGCACCACACCAACAACCCCACTCTCAGATTCTGCACCACCACCTGCAGCAGGACGGACAG AGCGGCACTGGACAGCGCAGCCAGAATGCCTCCATTCAGCAGAAGTCTCAGATCAACAAGTCGGCATACAACAGCTACAACTGGGGGGCAAACTAA